One Amorphoplanes digitatis genomic window carries:
- a CDS encoding methyltransferase domain-containing protein, which yields MSSSPDPTESAPAGGYLLDNARAEAGERFVWLAELFDGVTRGHFDRLGVGAGSRCWEVGAGGPGIPEALAAAVGPSGHVLATDIDPSWLSADGGYEVRRHDVAADPPPEPGTFDLVHARLVLVHVPDRARALATMVAALRPGGRLLVEDADTALQPLACLDDSGPAQRRANRLRAAVRELLARRGADLSYGRTLPRALREAGLVDVAAAGSFPVGGLACDRLEAATIRHVRGELLAAGLADDAELDAHLAAIHAGELDLTLAPLISAWGRRPAAD from the coding sequence ATGAGCTCCTCGCCGGATCCGACCGAGTCCGCCCCCGCTGGTGGGTACCTGCTGGACAATGCGCGCGCCGAGGCGGGCGAGCGGTTCGTCTGGCTGGCCGAGCTGTTCGACGGGGTGACGCGGGGGCACTTCGACCGGCTGGGGGTCGGGGCCGGCTCGCGCTGCTGGGAGGTGGGCGCCGGCGGCCCCGGCATCCCGGAGGCGCTCGCGGCGGCCGTCGGCCCGAGCGGGCACGTGCTGGCCACCGACATCGACCCGTCGTGGCTCAGCGCGGACGGCGGGTACGAGGTGCGCCGGCACGACGTCGCCGCCGATCCGCCACCGGAGCCGGGGACGTTCGACCTGGTGCACGCCCGGCTCGTGCTGGTGCACGTACCCGACCGGGCCCGGGCGCTGGCCACGATGGTGGCGGCGCTGCGGCCCGGCGGCCGGCTGCTGGTCGAGGACGCCGACACCGCCCTCCAGCCGCTGGCATGCCTGGACGACAGCGGCCCGGCGCAGCGGCGGGCCAACCGGCTGCGCGCCGCGGTCCGGGAGCTGCTGGCGCGCCGCGGCGCGGACCTGAGCTACGGCCGTACGCTGCCGCGGGCGTTGCGGGAGGCCGGCCTGGTCGATGTCGCCGCGGCGGGCTCCTTCCCGGTGGGCGGGCTCGCCTGCGACCGGTTGGAGGCGGCGACCATCCGGCACGTACGCGGCGAGCTGCTCGCGGCCGGCTTGGCCGACGACGCCGAGCTCGACGCGCACCTGGCCGCCATCCACGCCGGCGAACTCGACCTGACCCTCGCACCGCTGATCTCGGCCTGGGGCCGCCGCCCGGCCGCCGACTAA
- the ligA gene encoding NAD-dependent DNA ligase LigA, whose amino-acid sequence MPTKRTAAGPDGTDHEVAPVVDAAKAARFDTVEDYREAIARIRPAAEAYYAGDDLAMDDATYDALLARISATERAEPGWVEAGTPTAAVGAGIAGGDVEHSTPMLSLDNVFDADELRTWAARLDRVLGHPVHGYTVEPKIDGMAVAARYVDGRLRGLATRGDGRAGEDVTTQARLVAGLPAALTGPATVEVRGEVFMTDADFARANELRVAHGGRPFANPRSAAAGTLRAQDRAYDAPLSFLAYAVHDLPGGEGLTHTAAMAAIADLGVATTAGSPAGMPQCATIDDLLAAIAALGAARGTLGFDIDGAVVKADDPADRDRAGSSSRAPRWAIAHKFPADTRTSRLAAIEVQVGRTGVITPVAVLDPVQVGGVIVTSATLHNFDDLVRRDVRVGDTVFVRRAGEVIPEITGAKLDERPADAQPFTPPEDCPRCHGEIDRSQKRWRCVQGRACGAGESLAYFAARDSMDIEGLGDKVIAGLVAAGLVTDPADLYDLDAEALAKLERLGRTSATKLVANIEASKTQPLSRVLTGLGVRMTGRSMSRRLARHFGSMPALTAATVEQLQEVEAVGPERAATIAAELIELAPVIAKLTERGVNMTEPGAPGLAAPADAPPGTAATPSLPLRGEDGKPLTVVVTGSVPGLTRNEGNEAVEHLGGRSSGSVSARTDLVVVGAGAGSKAAKAEELGVRVMPSERFADLLAAHNAGESPTLAAYLD is encoded by the coding sequence ATGCCGACCAAGCGCACCGCCGCCGGACCCGACGGCACCGACCACGAGGTCGCGCCGGTCGTCGACGCGGCAAAGGCCGCGCGCTTCGACACGGTCGAGGACTACCGCGAGGCGATCGCCCGGATCCGGCCGGCCGCCGAGGCCTACTACGCCGGCGACGACCTCGCCATGGACGACGCCACCTACGACGCCCTGCTGGCCCGGATCTCCGCCACCGAGCGGGCCGAGCCCGGCTGGGTCGAGGCCGGCACCCCGACCGCCGCGGTCGGCGCGGGCATCGCCGGCGGCGACGTCGAGCACAGCACCCCGATGCTCAGCCTCGACAACGTCTTCGACGCCGACGAGCTGCGCACCTGGGCGGCCCGCCTCGACCGGGTCCTCGGCCACCCCGTGCACGGCTACACGGTCGAGCCGAAGATCGACGGCATGGCGGTCGCGGCCCGCTACGTCGACGGCCGGCTGCGGGGGCTCGCCACCCGCGGCGACGGCCGGGCCGGCGAGGACGTCACCACCCAGGCCCGCCTGGTCGCCGGGCTGCCCGCCGCGCTCACCGGCCCGGCGACGGTCGAGGTCCGCGGCGAGGTCTTCATGACCGACGCCGACTTCGCCCGCGCCAACGAGCTGCGGGTCGCGCACGGCGGCCGGCCCTTCGCCAACCCGCGCAGCGCCGCGGCCGGCACCCTGCGGGCACAGGACCGCGCCTACGACGCACCCCTGTCCTTCCTGGCCTACGCGGTGCACGACCTGCCCGGCGGCGAGGGCCTGACGCACACCGCCGCGATGGCCGCGATCGCGGACCTCGGGGTGGCCACGACCGCGGGCTCGCCCGCCGGCATGCCGCAGTGCGCGACGATCGACGACCTGCTGGCCGCGATCGCGGCGCTGGGCGCGGCCCGCGGCACCCTCGGCTTCGACATCGACGGCGCCGTGGTCAAGGCCGACGACCCGGCCGACCGGGACCGGGCCGGCTCGTCCAGCCGGGCGCCCCGCTGGGCGATCGCGCACAAGTTCCCGGCCGACACCCGCACCAGCCGGCTCGCCGCCATCGAGGTCCAGGTCGGCCGCACGGGCGTGATCACCCCCGTCGCGGTGCTCGACCCGGTCCAGGTGGGCGGGGTGATCGTCACCTCGGCCACGCTGCACAACTTCGACGACCTGGTCCGCCGCGACGTCCGCGTCGGCGACACCGTCTTCGTCCGCCGCGCCGGCGAGGTCATCCCGGAGATCACCGGCGCGAAACTCGACGAGCGCCCCGCGGACGCGCAGCCGTTCACCCCGCCGGAGGACTGCCCCCGCTGCCACGGCGAGATCGACCGCAGCCAGAAGCGCTGGCGCTGCGTGCAGGGCCGGGCCTGCGGGGCGGGCGAGTCGCTCGCCTACTTCGCGGCCCGCGACTCGATGGACATCGAGGGCCTCGGCGACAAGGTCATCGCCGGCCTGGTCGCGGCGGGCCTGGTCACCGACCCCGCCGACCTCTACGACCTGGACGCCGAGGCGCTGGCGAAGCTCGAACGCCTCGGCCGCACCTCGGCCACCAAGCTGGTGGCCAACATCGAGGCCTCCAAGACCCAGCCGCTGTCCCGGGTCCTGACCGGCCTCGGCGTCCGGATGACCGGCCGCTCGATGTCGCGCCGCCTGGCCCGGCACTTCGGCTCGATGCCGGCGCTGACCGCGGCGACGGTCGAGCAGCTCCAGGAGGTCGAGGCCGTCGGCCCGGAGCGGGCGGCCACCATCGCCGCCGAGCTGATCGAGCTGGCCCCGGTCATCGCGAAACTCACCGAGCGCGGCGTCAACATGACCGAGCCCGGCGCGCCCGGCCTGGCCGCACCCGCCGACGCCCCGCCCGGCACGGCCGCGACGCCGTCGCTGCCGCTGCGCGGTGAGGACGGCAAGCCGCTGACCGTCGTCGTCACCGGCTCGGTGCCGGGCCTGACCCGCAACGAGGGCAACGAGGCGGTCGAGCACCTGGGCGGTAGGTCCTCGGGCTCGGTCTCGGCCCGCACCGACCTGGTGGTGGTCGGCGCGGGCGCCGGCTCGAAGGCCGCGAAGGCCGAGGAGCTCGGCGTCCGGGTGATGCCCTCGGAGCGCTTCGCGGACCTCCTGGCCGCACACAACGCCGGCGAGTCACCCACCCTGGCCGCCTACCTGGACTGA
- a CDS encoding maleylpyruvate isomerase family mycothiol-dependent enzyme, translating to MDTTAYLEAVVEQAGTFADWVDGRDATTPVPTCPKWTLADLVDHVGSTQRMVAMLVGGRMTEPSQAFAGYVPAPADPAQWRAWLTGTAAEAKQAFDAADDDTPVWDPSGGAAGVPFWSRRLFGEACVHRADAAAALGERYELAPEIAVAAIDDWLDTMTSRGYWENQPGFSDAMRGDGQTLHFHASDAPGEWLARREPDRIALEHSHIKADVAVRGPATDLLLMISRRRPMSAATGLEVHGDRALLDHWIGNMDWVTGD from the coding sequence ATGGACACGACCGCGTACCTGGAGGCCGTCGTGGAACAGGCGGGCACGTTCGCCGACTGGGTGGACGGCCGGGACGCCACCACCCCGGTGCCGACCTGCCCGAAGTGGACGCTGGCCGATCTCGTCGACCATGTCGGCTCGACGCAGCGCATGGTGGCGATGCTGGTGGGCGGGCGGATGACCGAGCCGAGCCAGGCGTTCGCCGGATACGTCCCGGCACCGGCCGACCCGGCACAGTGGCGCGCCTGGCTGACCGGCACCGCGGCCGAGGCGAAGCAGGCGTTCGACGCGGCCGACGACGACACGCCGGTGTGGGATCCGTCCGGCGGCGCCGCAGGGGTGCCGTTCTGGTCACGCCGGCTGTTCGGGGAGGCCTGCGTGCACCGCGCGGACGCGGCCGCCGCGCTCGGCGAGCGATACGAACTGGCGCCGGAGATCGCCGTCGCGGCCATCGACGACTGGCTGGACACCATGACCTCCCGCGGCTACTGGGAGAACCAGCCGGGCTTCTCCGACGCGATGCGCGGCGACGGCCAGACCCTGCATTTCCACGCGAGCGACGCGCCCGGCGAGTGGCTGGCACGCCGCGAACCGGACCGGATCGCCCTGGAACACTCACACATCAAGGCCGACGTCGCGGTCCGCGGCCCGGCCACCGACCTGCTGCTAATGATCAGCCGGCGCCGCCCGATGAGCGCGGCCACCGGCCTGGAGGTGCACGGCGACCGGGCCCTGCTCGACCACTGGATCGGAAACATGGACTGGGTGACCGGCGACTGA
- a CDS encoding SRPBCC family protein, whose amino-acid sequence MSSPPPTGRLFPAADGTDLVVSRTFRAPIEDVWASVTESDRTARWFGAWQGDAAPGRMIKVQMAFEETEPWFDVRIDACEPPRRLAVSTSDESGGWRLELLLSHADGRTELRLVHHLDTTDGVGEMGPGWEYYLDMLVAARDGLPAPSFDDYLPAMKPYYEALRTRPVD is encoded by the coding sequence ATGAGCAGCCCACCGCCGACCGGCCGGCTCTTCCCGGCCGCTGACGGCACCGACCTCGTCGTCAGCCGCACGTTCCGGGCCCCCATCGAGGACGTGTGGGCCAGCGTGACCGAATCCGATCGCACCGCCCGGTGGTTCGGCGCCTGGCAGGGCGATGCCGCCCCGGGCCGCATGATCAAGGTGCAGATGGCCTTCGAGGAAACGGAACCCTGGTTCGACGTGCGGATCGACGCGTGCGAGCCACCGCGGCGCCTGGCCGTGTCGACGAGCGACGAGTCCGGCGGCTGGCGGCTCGAGCTGCTGCTGTCGCACGCCGACGGCCGGACCGAGCTCCGGCTCGTGCACCACCTCGACACCACCGACGGGGTCGGCGAGATGGGTCCGGGCTGGGAGTACTACCTGGACATGCTGGTGGCGGCGCGGGACGGCCTGCCCGCGCCGAGCTTCGACGACTATCTCCCGGCGATGAAGCCCTACTACGAGGCGCTGCGGACCCGGCCCGTCGATTAG
- a CDS encoding tannase/feruloyl esterase family alpha/beta hydrolase encodes MLPSLSAAAVLLAAVLLPVPPSPSAGCSAPLLPGAERQQAACLADLTTAGTVASGHTDPADWAGLTPAGARNPSEVPGIQIDGYFPDDSATNATHGWNHDSQFVVRLPDRWNGGLVVAGSPGVREQYANDFAIADWVLARGYAFAATDKGNVGAAFYRDGRRPGDAIVEWNHRVTQLTLAARAAVARRYGHPPRRTYAAGLSNGGYLVRWQLENHPELYDGGVDWEGTLWHPRRPSLLTFLPPVLGAYPDRPADVVAAGFAPGSEFLWDFHHRVYWDLTQRIYREELDPDYDGPAEAGTPFCAPGTPACDADYDYASRPAAVRAAIARIALTGRIQRPLITLHGTLDALLPITQDSDVYAEMVREQRRGPIFRYYRIEGGNHVDGLYDAYPDRLRPILPCFRAAFTALTGWVERRQAPPPGHTVARPPAGDLANTCELAG; translated from the coding sequence ATGCTGCCTTCCCTCAGCGCCGCGGCCGTCCTGCTGGCGGCCGTCCTGCTTCCCGTACCCCCATCGCCGTCGGCCGGGTGTTCCGCGCCTCTTCTTCCGGGCGCGGAACGGCAACAGGCCGCCTGCCTCGCCGACCTCACCACCGCCGGAACCGTGGCGTCCGGCCACACCGACCCCGCCGACTGGGCCGGGCTGACCCCGGCCGGCGCCCGCAACCCGAGCGAGGTGCCCGGCATCCAGATCGACGGCTACTTCCCGGACGACTCGGCCACCAACGCCACCCACGGCTGGAACCACGACTCCCAGTTCGTCGTGCGCCTGCCCGACCGCTGGAACGGCGGCCTGGTGGTGGCCGGCTCGCCCGGCGTACGCGAGCAGTACGCCAACGACTTCGCCATCGCCGACTGGGTCCTGGCCCGCGGCTACGCCTTCGCCGCCACCGACAAGGGCAACGTCGGCGCGGCGTTCTACCGCGACGGGCGCCGCCCCGGCGACGCCATCGTCGAATGGAACCACCGGGTGACCCAGCTGACCCTGGCGGCCCGCGCGGCGGTCGCGCGCCGCTACGGCCACCCGCCGCGCCGCACCTACGCCGCGGGCCTGTCCAACGGCGGCTACCTGGTCCGGTGGCAGCTGGAGAACCACCCCGAGCTGTACGACGGCGGCGTCGACTGGGAGGGCACGCTCTGGCACCCGCGCCGGCCCAGCCTGCTCACCTTCCTGCCTCCGGTTCTGGGTGCGTACCCGGACCGGCCCGCGGATGTCGTCGCCGCGGGCTTCGCGCCCGGCTCGGAGTTCCTCTGGGACTTCCACCACCGCGTCTATTGGGACCTCACCCAGCGGATCTACCGCGAGGAGCTGGACCCGGACTACGACGGCCCGGCCGAGGCCGGCACCCCGTTCTGCGCGCCGGGCACGCCCGCCTGCGACGCCGACTACGACTATGCGAGCCGCCCGGCGGCGGTGCGCGCGGCGATCGCGCGGATCGCGCTCACCGGCCGCATCCAGCGGCCGCTGATCACCCTGCACGGGACCCTCGACGCGCTGCTGCCGATCACCCAGGATTCCGACGTGTACGCGGAGATGGTGCGCGAGCAGCGCCGGGGCCCGATCTTCCGGTACTACCGGATCGAGGGCGGCAACCACGTCGACGGGCTCTACGACGCCTATCCGGACCGGCTGCGGCCGATCCTGCCGTGCTTCCGCGCGGCGTTCACCGCGCTGACCGGCTGGGTCGAGCGGCGGCAGGCGCCGCCGCCCGGCCACACCGTCGCCCGGCCGCCGGCCGGTGACCTGGCGAACACCTGCGAGCTCGCCGGCTGA
- a CDS encoding metalloregulator ArsR/SmtB family transcription factor: protein MDDVAAAIADPVRREILVMLREQRLAAGEIADRFEISRPAVSRHLRVLRESGLVRDTLVGRRRLYELDGSRFAGLIGWLGQFAPAAGWERRLDALETEVYRTRRERRRRDAADQRQENTA, encoded by the coding sequence GTGGACGACGTGGCCGCGGCGATCGCCGACCCGGTGCGGCGGGAGATCCTGGTGATGCTGCGCGAGCAACGGCTCGCCGCGGGGGAGATCGCCGACCGGTTCGAGATCAGCCGGCCCGCCGTCAGCCGCCACCTGCGGGTGCTCCGGGAGAGCGGGCTGGTTCGCGACACGCTCGTCGGGCGCCGGCGCCTCTATGAGCTCGACGGGTCGCGGTTCGCCGGCCTGATCGGGTGGCTCGGACAGTTCGCTCCGGCCGCCGGTTGGGAGCGCCGCCTGGACGCGCTGGAGACCGAGGTCTATCGCACCCGCCGCGAGCGCCGCCGGCGCGACGCGGCGGATCAACGACAGGAGAACACGGCATGA
- a CDS encoding MalY/PatB family protein, with product MADALFDEVVDRTNTNSMKWSWTGAGDPLPMWVADTDFKAPPAVIEALHRAVDHGVFGYPAGATGSYLDAVTGWQARRFGWEVPRDWVLQTSGVITTLKTVVQAFSAPGDSILIQPPVYAHFHDDVRLNGRFLAYAPLVRDGDGYRFDPRTFEAAIRPDTKVFILSHPHNPTGNVWSAEELTTMGEICARHGVLVVSDEIHQDLIINRARRHIPFASLGERFARNSITCTAPSKTFNLPGLQSANVFVPDRRLREELARQYDRNVFPVVNILGMVAAEAAYTHGEPWLEALLRYLRDNHAHFADRINGATSRVRVLPADSLYLAWMDCRGLGMDAESLDEFMLTEARLWLDKGQKFGAEGHGYMRVNLGCSRATVDEAIERLLGAVRLH from the coding sequence ATGGCTGACGCGCTGTTCGATGAGGTCGTTGACCGGACGAACACCAACTCCATGAAGTGGTCGTGGACGGGCGCGGGCGACCCGCTGCCGATGTGGGTGGCCGACACCGACTTCAAGGCGCCGCCGGCGGTGATCGAGGCCCTGCACCGGGCCGTTGATCACGGCGTCTTCGGCTATCCCGCGGGCGCGACCGGGAGCTACCTCGACGCCGTCACCGGCTGGCAGGCGAGACGCTTCGGCTGGGAGGTTCCGCGTGACTGGGTGCTACAGACCTCGGGCGTCATCACCACGCTCAAGACCGTGGTTCAGGCGTTCTCCGCGCCGGGCGACTCGATCCTGATCCAGCCGCCGGTGTACGCCCACTTCCACGACGACGTCCGGCTCAACGGCCGCTTCCTGGCCTACGCGCCGCTGGTGCGCGACGGGGACGGCTACCGGTTCGACCCGCGGACGTTCGAAGCCGCCATCCGGCCCGATACCAAGGTGTTCATCCTCAGCCACCCGCACAACCCGACCGGCAACGTCTGGTCGGCCGAGGAACTGACCACGATGGGCGAGATCTGCGCCCGGCACGGCGTGCTCGTCGTCTCCGACGAGATACACCAGGATCTGATCATCAACCGGGCCAGGCGGCACATTCCGTTCGCCTCGCTCGGCGAGCGGTTCGCCCGCAACAGCATCACCTGCACCGCACCGAGCAAGACCTTCAACCTTCCCGGCCTGCAGAGCGCGAACGTCTTCGTGCCGGACCGCCGGCTCCGTGAGGAGCTCGCCCGGCAGTACGACCGCAACGTGTTCCCGGTGGTCAACATCCTGGGCATGGTCGCCGCCGAGGCGGCCTACACGCACGGCGAGCCCTGGCTGGAGGCGCTGCTCCGCTACCTGCGCGACAACCACGCCCATTTCGCGGACCGGATCAACGGCGCGACCTCACGGGTACGGGTACTGCCGGCCGACTCGCTCTACCTCGCCTGGATGGACTGCCGCGGCCTCGGCATGGACGCCGAGTCCCTCGATGAGTTCATGCTCACCGAGGCACGGCTCTGGCTCGACAAGGGCCAGAAGTTCGGCGCCGAGGGCCACGGCTACATGCGGGTGAATCTCGGCTGCTCCCGTGCCACCGTCGACGAGGCGATCGAACGCCTGCTCGGTGCCGTCAGGCTCCACTGA
- a CDS encoding outer membrane protein assembly factor BamB family protein encodes MTVIDLGRVDHEGDDPPAAFRPRPFRRREWRRWLVAVVAVCCVLTVTGSARPDPRGPVQLWDVPFALEADAYLLSGDDILVLDHSAGHRLTAHDARTGAVRWSTAVDDTSGPAGVGAGTVLMRAGITVINRVEPGGTPSYREFSRETVAVDTATGRQLWRGPGELMTVVDDHALLLEWDEAGERSRRIRLVRLRDGGTVWTRDRTGVVSWATDTTPGVRPDRLVTVTAEGRAEVIAPADGSVIATGTLPRAGDDSAVTVEGRQLYRDQTVRGRTTVTAYDIDTLRRLWTVEQPPGGSFGCGPVVCIGDGESVSGHDRATGARLWRLSGTAGVYPLAGGHLLAEDGNGARRTVLDATTGRRLAELDRGVPVWDSRGRLTYLIAATLRPPGRTSVSSLDPVTGEVVLRGTVAPAQTCRNEGDLLTCVTEDNRLAVTDLG; translated from the coding sequence ATGACCGTCATCGATCTTGGACGGGTCGATCACGAGGGTGACGACCCGCCGGCCGCCTTCCGGCCGCGCCCGTTCCGCCGGCGCGAGTGGCGGAGGTGGCTGGTAGCGGTCGTCGCGGTGTGCTGCGTGCTCACGGTGACGGGCTCGGCGCGCCCCGATCCGCGGGGACCGGTCCAGCTCTGGGACGTCCCGTTCGCCCTGGAGGCCGATGCGTACCTGCTCTCCGGCGACGACATCCTCGTACTCGATCATTCCGCCGGCCACCGGCTCACCGCCCACGACGCCCGGACCGGCGCGGTGCGCTGGTCGACCGCGGTCGACGACACCTCCGGGCCGGCCGGCGTCGGGGCCGGCACGGTGCTGATGCGGGCGGGTATCACCGTGATCAACCGTGTGGAGCCGGGCGGCACCCCGTCCTACCGGGAGTTCAGCCGGGAGACGGTCGCTGTCGACACGGCGACCGGCCGGCAGCTCTGGCGCGGGCCCGGTGAGTTAATGACCGTCGTCGACGACCACGCCCTGCTGCTGGAGTGGGACGAGGCCGGCGAGCGGTCGCGCCGGATCCGCCTGGTGCGCCTGCGCGACGGCGGCACGGTGTGGACGCGGGATCGCACCGGCGTGGTCTCCTGGGCGACCGACACGACCCCCGGCGTCCGGCCCGACCGCCTGGTCACCGTCACCGCGGAGGGCCGGGCCGAGGTGATCGCGCCGGCCGACGGCTCCGTCATCGCGACCGGAACGCTGCCGCGGGCGGGGGATGATTCGGCCGTCACCGTGGAGGGCCGGCAGCTCTACCGGGATCAGACGGTGCGGGGCCGGACCACGGTCACCGCATACGACATCGACACGCTGCGGCGGCTGTGGACCGTCGAGCAGCCGCCGGGCGGCTCGTTCGGCTGCGGGCCGGTGGTGTGCATCGGCGACGGGGAGTCGGTCTCCGGCCACGACCGGGCGACCGGCGCGCGCCTGTGGCGGCTCTCCGGTACCGCGGGCGTCTACCCGCTGGCCGGCGGCCACCTGCTGGCCGAGGACGGGAATGGTGCCCGGCGCACCGTCCTGGACGCGACCACCGGGCGGCGCCTCGCCGAGCTGGATCGCGGCGTGCCGGTGTGGGACTCGCGGGGCCGCCTGACGTACCTGATCGCGGCCACCCTGCGACCACCCGGGCGTACCTCGGTCAGCAGCCTCGACCCGGTGACCGGCGAGGTCGTCCTGCGCGGCACGGTCGCGCCGGCACAGACCTGCCGCAACGAGGGCGACCTGCTGACCTGCGTCACCGAGGACAACCGGCTGGCCGTCACGGACCTCGGCTGA
- the pstS gene encoding phosphate ABC transporter substrate-binding protein PstS gives MKLRLALVLTLGLVAGCDAAAVTADEAVHCAAGSIRARGSSAQANAVSAWIKDYQINCSGATVEYDSTGSGAGVRAFIAGTADFAGTDSPLSAADQAAADARCGTGVAVHLPAVVGPIALAYNVAGVGDLRLAPATVAKVFAGAVTTWDDPAIAADNPGAVLPSTTIRTVHRGDGSGTTGNFTAFLAATAGGDWDFGADSAWPAPGGGAQRGSNGVATAVARTDGAIGYVEASYARFHSLATARVGNGAGEFVAPADDAVARTVAGAEVLGRDRDLRLAVDHRTAAAGAYPIVLVTYEVVCEAGAKELTRSFLGYAVSPEGQAQAARVGYTPLPEDLRKKVEAAVADLR, from the coding sequence ATGAAGCTTCGACTGGCGCTCGTGCTGACGCTGGGGCTGGTGGCCGGCTGCGACGCGGCGGCCGTCACCGCCGACGAGGCCGTGCACTGCGCGGCGGGCTCGATCCGGGCGCGGGGCTCGTCCGCGCAGGCCAACGCGGTCAGCGCCTGGATCAAGGACTATCAGATCAACTGCTCCGGTGCGACCGTCGAGTACGACAGCACCGGCTCCGGCGCCGGCGTGCGCGCCTTCATCGCCGGCACCGCCGACTTCGCGGGTACGGACTCGCCGCTGAGCGCCGCCGACCAGGCCGCCGCCGACGCCCGCTGCGGAACCGGGGTGGCCGTGCACCTGCCGGCGGTGGTCGGGCCGATCGCCCTGGCGTACAACGTCGCCGGCGTGGGTGACCTGCGGCTCGCGCCGGCCACCGTCGCCAAGGTCTTCGCCGGGGCGGTGACCACCTGGGACGATCCGGCGATCGCCGCCGACAACCCCGGCGCGGTGCTGCCCTCGACCACGATCCGCACCGTGCACCGCGGGGACGGCTCCGGCACGACCGGCAACTTCACCGCGTTCCTTGCCGCGACCGCGGGCGGCGACTGGGACTTCGGCGCGGACAGCGCCTGGCCGGCGCCGGGCGGCGGCGCGCAGCGGGGCAGCAACGGCGTCGCCACCGCGGTCGCCCGCACCGACGGCGCGATCGGCTATGTCGAGGCGTCCTACGCGCGGTTCCACAGCCTGGCCACGGCCCGCGTCGGCAACGGCGCTGGCGAGTTCGTCGCGCCGGCCGACGACGCCGTGGCCCGGACCGTCGCCGGCGCCGAGGTCCTGGGCCGCGACCGCGATCTGCGGCTCGCCGTCGACCACCGCACCGCCGCCGCGGGCGCGTACCCGATCGTCCTGGTGACCTACGAGGTGGTCTGTGAGGCGGGCGCGAAGGAGCTGACCAGGAGCTTCCTCGGCTACGCGGTGAGCCCCGAGGGCCAGGCACAGGCGGCCCGGGTCGGCTACACGCCGCTGCCCGAGGACCTGCGGAAGAAGGTCGAGGCCGCCGTAGCGGACCTGCGCTGA